Genomic window (Macrobrachium rosenbergii isolate ZJJX-2024 chromosome 48, ASM4041242v1, whole genome shotgun sequence):
AACTGGGAGGaagttttatattgtaaaaaatcCTGCAGTAAATTTTTGTCGACACTAGGTGCAACGATGACGAAGGCAGCTTAGGGCAAAACGACTTTACAGGAGCCCTATTTAGCTTCTGTAGCGCCCCGTCTAATTTACAGTGTTTTATCGATGTGGGTCCCATGGTGCTTTTCAGTTATGTAGAGACAGATCTGTCGACTTTTTATGCTGACCATGACTAAAACGTATTGAAATTAAAGCTTAAGAAAAATCTCGCACTTTTCATCGACAGATTGAAATACCAGACTCATTTTCTTCACTGTCTTAAGGCCCAAAGTGGAGACTTTCAAGGTGAACAAATTGTTGCATAAAGGTACcacagctgttctctctctctctctctctctctctctctctctctctctctctctctctctctcttcccatgcaTGACCTTTCTCTTAAAATGTCTGTTGCATGTTTTCTAGGTGGCTCAACTCGAGAACAGCTTCAGCCCTAGACGAGGCGGCATCTCATTTAACAAAGGCTGTGGGAGGGTTCGTTGACAACATCGGAGACTTCGTGGTGGGTACAGTGAAGGACATACCAAGTACCATTGAAAAAATGACCGAAAGGGTCGGAGAGGCCGTTCAAGATGGAGGGGAGCAGGTGAGGCAATATCATCAtgattattaataaatacttGCCCCTTTGGCTTTCTGGCCTCAGTATAAACCATTAGCGCTTCCACCATACAGCCGTGTTTTGTTGCTAgagtaggtattattattattattattattattattatgttgttgttgtagttgctgttgtTTTGATAACTGTGATGGTTTAAGCTCTTGCTGTCTTGAAAGTGTTATCATTCTTAGGAAATCAGTCCCTCCTCACATTCGTATAAGCTTAGTTTGTAATAGAGTACTCGTACTATGTAGAAAAGTGTAGGCTACTGAGTTCCACCAATAACACACAGGTGATGATAATCGTCAAAGGCGTGAAGAAGTCCTCCACGAACTCCACAGGAAGCCTCGGGAGTGGAGCTCTGCACACAGTGGACAGAGTCTTCGAGGCCGTCAACCAGTCCAAGACAGCCACTAGCATGCAGGAGCTGGGTATTTATTGCATCGTGACTTATTtccaaattatatttcttttgaaaactaaGTTTCATTTTAGTGGAACAGGGAAAGAAGGTCGAGTAaggcaaagaaataaaacaatgcgCAGCCAAAGAGAAGTGTGATGTATATAGGCTATGAATTTCCCCCGTGCTCtttatgtctgtttgtttacaaGACAAATATTTTGGTAAGTTATCGATAGTTTTCGACGTAGTTTTGTAAAGAAATGGACTGTGAGCCAGTGAAGAATAGAttgcattttaatgattttttcttcttgtattgtTTTGTTATCGGGAAAGGGGGCGAATTTTTGGAGGAAACGCACATCCTCTGAATGGTCTGTTGTTATGCATTATGTGCTCCCATTCAAAAGATTTGCTTCTCACGGAtctttgaataattttgaatttgtGTAGAGACAGAGATGGCATTGAAGTCCCAGACGTTTACAAAATCATGGAGATCAAGTGAAACGTCAAACGTCATTTTTAATATACAGCAGTCATCCACATACGCAATTACTGTCGACAATGCATCAACCACAAGGTTCGCCTCACTATGAATGACATATCATAATGTTTGGTTTTAATTTGCCAGTtaccctttattttttctatgtttgCCTAATGCAATTTTTGCCCTGCTTCCAATCACATTTCAGACAAGAGTATCAGACTTTCTATTGCTCGCATCGGCGCAACCATCTTGGCCAATATGGGCAACATTGATCAGGCAGTAGCGAATGGCATCAGGCAAGTTTATTCAGCAATTTACTTTgacgcatacaaacatacaagttACACAGACACCCACTACATAAgcatacacgcactcacacaagTATAATCATGTGTCCAAGGTCATAAAAACACTATCTAGTGTGAGAATGAATATGTTTATGCTCACTTATGCATCTTTGTctctgttgtctgtctgtctgtctgtcttgtctgtctgtctgtctgtctgtctgtctccctccaTCAAACTCTCTTTCTAAATTTCCATCTCGAACTGGCCGGTGCTGCTATCATCTGCGCAGAACCAGAGCCACCGAGTCTGCGCTTGTTTTTTCCCTCTCATTTTCCTTTGCATGTTATTCCTGGCTCGTTTCATCTCATGTTCTCAACTCTACTTGAGTGAGAACTCAACTTGATTTATATCATCACGATTCCATTCTGCTCACTTGTATTtctttatctgtaaggcctcgaCACATACAAGCAGAAGTGTACAGGCATATGCGAACTTTGCTTAAGCTCTGACAGTCCTGTAGACTAGTTATAGATTTATTCAAACAATAGCTAGGACCACCTTTCTTCGTTCTGTATTTTACTCAGCTAGTCCTGTTTTGATTTTTCACTTATCACTTACTTtgccattcattttcataaatgacaTCCGTATACCATAAAGAAATGTTTGTGGCAACGAATACCTGGCACTGATCGTTCattcattatttccttattttaagtGTTTTCCGGAAACTCTGGGTAACACCACCTCTGCAAATTAAACCCAATGTGAATATCTTTCAGGGTCATGACGCGCACAAGCAACGCTACCAAAACTGAGCAGCACTCgtcacctgctgctgctgctgctgctgctggctgtGAGGAGATGGCCGATGTGCAAGACGCGCCCCCAGCCTCCGAAAACGAGGTTTTGCTTGGATGAGGAGCACACTGGAAGCCTCTCTGCCGGAGCTGGTCCCTCTCGTGTAAttgataaattttgataaaatacgGTTTTATTGCCAATAGGTTAAAAATACTGTAGGCATTAGCCAAGTAATACAGCACTcagaaccttctctctctctctctctctctctctctctctctctctctctctctctctctctctctctctctctctttgcattagTATTATGCAACATTACATAACTTTAGATATTTGTAAAAACGTTTAGTTTCATAGTTGAAATgtcttttaaagttatttttattttaggagtAGACAGTCATTACCCAACAAGAAGAATATTTGAGACTGTTTAACTTGGcctttttcagtaaataaaagattattgTAAGGATATTTGTGTTTCCTAACCCCACGCTGTGAACTATGCACATCTTATTCTGAATTTGTGGCTTAGAATACTATATTTTTAATTCACAGTCTGtggagagagaaacttctttcaattttgattttaagAATGTCTTTGCCAAACTGATCTTCAGCGTCAATAACCAGCCTCCTATCTGAAATGTCACTGCGACTAAAACGTGTCTGCGAAGAAATTGTAGATGTGTTGTAAATCGGCAACACATCCAAAGTTGTGCCGTGTGAAAGTGCTACTTGCAGAGGCATGTAGCCTACTGTACTCTACAGGCAGCCAGGTCATAAAAGGGTAACCAAATTCATCTGTTGCGTTGACTTTCAAT
Coding sequences:
- the LOC136831353 gene encoding uncharacterized protein, whose amino-acid sequence is MKMWSTMLAILCGAGLVAGSPVEQGEARAASSELPVEHRLKDPNVFDILGEMADTWLNSRTASALDEAASHLTKAVGGFVDNIGDFVVGTVKDIPSTIEKMTERVGEAVQDGGEQVMIIVKGVKKSSTNSTGSLGSGALHTVDRVFEAVNQSKTATSMQELDKSIRLSIARIGATILANMGNIDQAVANGIRVMTRTSNATKTEQHSSPAAAAAAAGCEEMADVQDAPPASENEVLLG